Proteins from a genomic interval of Paracholeplasma manati:
- a CDS encoding NUDIX domain-containing protein: MKSIYCPHCGQLLHTKEIGDEGLVPFCEGCHKPIFEHSPVCILTMVINEYNEVALLKQDYVSKQHLVFVAGYYKPGESAENTVKREVYEEIGQTVDELTYLESFYHERLDTLFLCYISKVKKAPFKLSSEVDDVNWYLLPIDESLLNPLGVAYRIYQRYKTL; the protein is encoded by the coding sequence ATGAAATCTATTTACTGTCCACATTGTGGTCAATTACTCCATACCAAAGAAATTGGCGATGAAGGCTTAGTCCCCTTTTGTGAAGGCTGTCACAAGCCCATTTTTGAACATAGTCCTGTATGCATCCTCACCATGGTGATCAATGAATATAACGAAGTCGCTTTACTTAAACAAGACTATGTTTCAAAACAACACTTGGTTTTTGTTGCCGGTTATTATAAACCAGGTGAATCGGCAGAAAACACGGTGAAACGGGAAGTTTACGAAGAGATTGGTCAAACAGTTGATGAACTGACCTACCTAGAATCGTTTTATCATGAGCGTTTAGATACCCTCTTCTTGTGTTATATATCCAAAGTCAAGAAAGCACCCTTCAAGTTGTCATCGGAAGTCGATGATGTAAACTGGTACTTACTACCCATCGATGAATCTTTATTAAACCCATTAGGGGTAGCTTATCGAATCTACCAGAGGTACAAAACATTATGA
- the recD2 gene encoding SF1B family DNA helicase RecD2, with protein sequence MRTLIGNVTHYLFRNQDNGYSIAKVILEDESEVIMTGYFPELSKEVTYSFTCEETTHPKYGIQYKVIQFDKADVQNKEGLIAYLSSDLFTGIGPVKARKMVELFGDQTIKKILDDKLILMQVGLNRLQIERFYQQLYDNQVIESTLVKLYGYGLSSKMAMKLFNKYKDETLSVLQKNPYKLIEDIDGIGFQKADAIAALFSIEKDDPRRIQAAILYGIKTFSFSKGDTFLYENQLDYIYQTFLPDIDNRKIDVGLEQLIAQNHVLHNENKYFLKQIFDTELSVSNHIKRLMVDREDRSNEIHNLIERAQFDLGIEYTEKQKAAILSALGSSISVITGGPGTGKTTVISGILYVYSRLHQIDLTKESASEDILLVAPTGRASRRMQAVMNVKAMTIHRALGYNYDGVFYYNDNIQLPQDLIVIDEASMIDIFLAENLFKSIPAHTQVIIVGDEDQLPSVGPGYVLGDIIASNQVPVIRLKEIHRQAKNSNIISLAQAVNEQRVEDTDFDSKEDIKFMNLESSKIIDTIRYTVKAALDLGYDLYEDIQVLIPMYKGPLGIDAVNKVLQESLMDFKKTITYGEKVFTIGDKVIQLANSPEKGIMNGDIGIIKDISKSKDNEDIIYISFDDHVIPFQKGDLEDLNHAYAISIHKSQGSEYKVVIMPLVRAYMRLLRKELLYTGITRTKTHLSLLGDLSLIEQASKVLNEKRQTRLAHYLNESIESVEVELSPYDFLE encoded by the coding sequence ATGAGAACGTTAATCGGTAATGTCACCCACTATTTATTTAGAAACCAAGATAATGGGTATTCGATTGCGAAAGTGATCTTAGAAGATGAATCTGAAGTCATCATGACAGGCTATTTCCCTGAATTATCCAAAGAAGTGACCTACAGTTTTACTTGTGAAGAAACGACCCATCCAAAATATGGCATTCAGTATAAAGTCATCCAATTCGATAAAGCGGATGTGCAAAACAAAGAAGGCTTAATCGCATATCTTTCCTCTGATTTATTTACGGGGATTGGTCCGGTTAAAGCCCGTAAAATGGTCGAGTTATTTGGCGACCAAACCATCAAAAAGATTTTAGATGACAAATTGATTCTCATGCAAGTGGGTTTAAACCGTCTTCAAATCGAACGTTTTTATCAACAGCTGTATGACAACCAAGTGATAGAATCGACTTTAGTGAAGTTGTATGGCTATGGCTTATCTTCAAAGATGGCGATGAAACTATTCAACAAATACAAAGATGAAACCCTATCGGTTTTACAAAAGAACCCATACAAGTTGATTGAAGACATCGATGGCATTGGCTTTCAAAAAGCAGACGCCATCGCAGCCTTATTTTCCATTGAAAAAGACGATCCTAGACGCATTCAAGCAGCCATCCTGTATGGGATTAAAACATTCTCTTTTTCAAAAGGGGATACCTTCTTGTATGAAAACCAATTGGACTATATTTACCAAACCTTTTTACCAGATATTGACAACCGTAAAATCGATGTGGGACTCGAACAATTAATCGCACAAAATCATGTTTTACACAACGAAAACAAGTATTTCTTAAAACAAATCTTTGATACAGAACTATCGGTTTCTAACCACATCAAGCGATTGATGGTAGACAGAGAAGACCGTTCGAATGAAATTCATAACCTCATTGAACGCGCACAATTTGATTTGGGTATCGAATATACCGAAAAACAAAAAGCCGCGATTTTGTCGGCATTAGGATCATCCATTTCTGTCATTACTGGGGGTCCTGGTACAGGGAAAACCACCGTTATTTCAGGGATTTTATATGTGTATTCTAGACTCCATCAAATTGATTTGACCAAAGAGTCCGCCAGTGAAGATATCTTGTTGGTCGCTCCAACGGGGCGTGCATCTAGGCGGATGCAAGCTGTGATGAATGTCAAAGCGATGACCATTCACCGTGCATTGGGTTATAACTATGATGGCGTATTTTACTACAACGATAACATCCAACTCCCACAAGATTTAATCGTCATCGACGAAGCCTCGATGATCGATATTTTCCTCGCTGAAAATCTATTTAAATCCATCCCAGCACACACCCAAGTTATCATTGTTGGTGATGAAGACCAGTTGCCATCGGTTGGACCTGGCTATGTATTAGGCGATATTATCGCATCCAATCAAGTACCAGTGATTCGACTCAAAGAAATCCACCGTCAAGCTAAAAATTCAAACATCATTTCACTGGCTCAAGCGGTCAATGAACAACGGGTAGAAGATACCGATTTTGATTCAAAAGAAGACATCAAATTCATGAATTTAGAGTCGAGTAAAATCATCGATACCATTCGCTATACCGTGAAGGCAGCACTCGATTTGGGTTATGATCTTTACGAGGATATCCAAGTCTTAATCCCGATGTATAAAGGGCCTTTAGGTATTGACGCCGTCAATAAAGTTTTACAAGAATCTCTCATGGATTTTAAGAAAACCATCACCTATGGTGAAAAAGTCTTCACGATTGGTGATAAAGTCATTCAACTCGCCAATTCACCGGAAAAAGGCATCATGAATGGGGACATTGGGATCATTAAAGACATTTCAAAATCCAAAGACAATGAAGACATCATTTATATCTCATTCGATGACCATGTGATACCTTTCCAAAAAGGGGATTTAGAAGACCTAAATCACGCTTACGCGATTTCCATACATAAATCTCAAGGTAGTGAATATAAAGTCGTGATCATGCCTCTAGTACGTGCGTACATGCGTCTGTTAAGAAAAGAGCTGCTTTATACCGGTATCACGAGAACCAAAACCCATCTATCTCTACTAGGGGATTTAAGTCTCATTGAACAAGCGTCTAAAGTATTGAATGAAAAACGACAAACCCGTTTAGCCCATTACTTGAATGAATCGATTGAATCGGTTGAAGTAGAACTGTCACCTTATGATTTTTTAGAATAA
- a CDS encoding DUF2179 domain-containing protein encodes MWQNILEILTVTPFYELLFIFLAKIVEVSIGTMRIILISKGYRKIGTSLAIVEIFLWVFIASSVINGITESPMKGVAYSFGFAAGVYVGSLIEQKLAFGKVLIQTITSKALATDICAHLREAGFGVTSLEAMGKDDEKSVLMIYANRRDASKVVQGIKLIHPKAMIVSNEISNVSGGYINPMKKLFK; translated from the coding sequence ATGTGGCAAAACATCCTTGAAATCTTAACGGTAACCCCGTTTTATGAATTATTATTTATCTTTTTAGCGAAGATTGTAGAAGTCTCGATTGGAACCATGAGAATCATTTTAATCTCGAAAGGGTATCGTAAAATCGGTACGTCTTTAGCGATTGTTGAAATCTTCCTGTGGGTCTTTATCGCAAGTTCTGTCATCAATGGCATCACAGAGTCCCCTATGAAAGGTGTGGCTTATAGTTTTGGTTTCGCAGCTGGGGTTTATGTTGGATCACTCATCGAACAAAAACTCGCGTTTGGGAAAGTCCTCATTCAAACCATTACATCGAAAGCACTCGCAACCGATATTTGTGCCCACTTACGTGAAGCTGGCTTTGGTGTGACTTCATTAGAAGCGATGGGTAAAGACGATGAAAAATCCGTACTCATGATCTATGCGAACCGTAGAGACGCTTCAAAAGTCGTTCAAGGCATTAAATTGATTCATCCGAAAGCGATGATTGTTTCTAATGAAATATCGAATGTTTCGGGTGGTTATATCAACCCCATGAAAAAACTATTTAAATAA
- a CDS encoding MFS transporter, translating into MRKAWLLLAFSLLVGLGMNLAHPVTPAHLNTIGIDKAMFGVMFASMNLGQFIFAPFWGNLGDQKNRTWVAFIGLVGYAISQFLFGYVTNVYLVILVRFMAGVFACAILSNGLAHISVNKNFENNKAKLISLFVAFNVMGATIGYYIGGFVGDFFVGQEYVLMYTQGFYNLILAGLTITFLKMDEEIKIVKKRQSAIAQLAQIKKLSKELFLLIIIIALVSISQTNFSKYLDMYIKDLHYKPSVNGTLVFVTGIVTLIMSFLVVPHLNKRYKETNTILVVVILQAIFTALTFSLNQDLFLVWGYTFFMVYIAGKAIYEPTIASHLSKYTDVSPGVLMGSRQSAISLGAIIGPLVAGIIYDDIGVYLFLILSGILALSAVLLFIYKERVNI; encoded by the coding sequence ATGCGAAAAGCGTGGCTGCTCTTAGCCTTTTCACTCTTGGTGGGGTTAGGGATGAATTTAGCCCATCCCGTCACACCAGCCCATTTAAATACGATTGGCATTGATAAAGCCATGTTTGGTGTGATGTTCGCCAGCATGAACTTAGGTCAATTCATCTTCGCTCCTTTTTGGGGTAATTTAGGCGACCAAAAGAACCGCACTTGGGTCGCTTTTATTGGATTGGTTGGGTATGCTATATCTCAGTTTCTATTTGGGTATGTGACGAATGTCTATTTGGTCATTCTCGTTCGTTTTATGGCAGGGGTATTCGCCTGTGCGATTTTATCAAACGGATTAGCCCACATCTCAGTGAATAAAAATTTCGAGAATAACAAAGCTAAACTCATATCGTTATTCGTCGCCTTTAACGTCATGGGTGCGACCATCGGTTATTACATCGGTGGGTTTGTGGGTGATTTCTTTGTTGGTCAAGAATACGTGCTCATGTATACCCAAGGATTCTATAACCTAATCCTCGCAGGATTAACCATTACTTTCTTAAAGATGGATGAGGAAATCAAAATCGTTAAAAAACGCCAAAGTGCGATTGCACAGTTGGCACAAATTAAAAAACTATCCAAAGAGTTATTCCTTTTAATCATCATCATCGCGTTGGTTTCCATCTCACAAACCAACTTCTCAAAGTATCTGGATATGTACATTAAGGATTTACACTATAAACCATCCGTCAATGGGACTTTGGTATTTGTGACAGGGATTGTTACCCTCATCATGAGTTTCTTAGTCGTACCCCATTTGAATAAACGCTATAAAGAAACCAACACCATTTTGGTCGTGGTCATTTTACAAGCCATCTTTACGGCACTCACATTCAGCTTAAATCAAGATTTATTCCTTGTTTGGGGTTATACGTTCTTCATGGTTTATATTGCTGGTAAAGCCATCTATGAACCGACCATCGCGTCTCATTTATCGAAGTATACCGATGTATCCCCTGGGGTGCTCATGGGGTCACGTCAAAGTGCAATTTCATTGGGTGCGATCATTGGACCGTTGGTTGCAGGCATCATTTATGATGACATCGGGGTCTATTTATTCTTAATCCTGTCGGGTATTTTAGCCCTCAGTGCTGTATTGTTATTTATCTATAAAGAGCGGGTGAACATATGA
- a CDS encoding pseudouridine synthase — translation MRLDKYLAHAGYGTRSEVKRIISKGLVEVNGVVIKKDDQKIDETNDEIIVAGAVSNYTKHVYLMLHKPAGVISSNYDPMHKTTKDLIHGYDHLQTFPVGRLDLDTEGLLIITNDGLLAHQLLSPRYHVDKTYYVEFSGDYKAIYTSLFETGVTLEDGYLCMPSHIELLSEHTALLTIKEGKYHQVKRMFMVLDMTVTYLKRVSFGPIKLDENLKKGTFRPLTEDEILALKKVVS, via the coding sequence ATGAGACTAGATAAATACTTAGCCCATGCAGGCTATGGTACACGCAGTGAAGTTAAAAGAATCATCTCCAAAGGGTTGGTTGAAGTCAATGGGGTGGTCATTAAAAAAGACGATCAAAAAATCGATGAAACCAATGATGAAATCATCGTCGCTGGTGCGGTTTCTAATTATACCAAACACGTCTATTTGATGTTACATAAACCAGCAGGTGTGATTTCATCGAATTACGACCCCATGCATAAAACGACTAAAGATTTAATCCATGGGTATGACCATCTTCAAACCTTCCCAGTGGGGCGATTGGATTTGGATACAGAAGGGTTACTCATCATCACCAATGATGGTTTACTAGCCCATCAATTATTATCGCCAAGATATCATGTCGATAAAACCTATTACGTTGAATTTAGTGGTGATTATAAAGCCATTTATACGTCTTTATTTGAAACGGGTGTCACTTTAGAAGATGGTTATCTTTGTATGCCAAGCCACATTGAACTGTTGTCAGAACATACCGCTTTATTGACCATCAAAGAGGGAAAATACCATCAAGTCAAACGCATGTTCATGGTATTAGATATGACTGTAACGTATTTAAAACGGGTTTCATTTGGTCCAATTAAACTGGATGAAAACCTCAAAAAAGGCACCTTTAGACCCCTGACTGAAGATGAGATTTTAGCCCTTAAAAAAGTGGTTTCATAA
- a CDS encoding thioredoxin family protein, whose translation MEIKVLGSGCVNCKKLHENVVRAVSEMGLDAQVLYVTDMKSIAQSGLLRTPGLIVDNVIISYGRVLTTEETKRLIENFQRLKVKKI comes from the coding sequence ATGGAAATCAAGGTATTAGGTTCAGGTTGTGTAAATTGTAAGAAGCTTCACGAAAACGTCGTAAGAGCGGTTTCTGAAATGGGGTTGGATGCACAAGTGCTTTATGTTACTGACATGAAGTCTATCGCTCAATCGGGTTTACTTAGAACCCCAGGTTTAATTGTGGACAATGTCATCATTTCATATGGCCGTGTGTTAACCACTGAAGAAACCAAGCGATTGATTGAAAACTTTCAACGTTTAAAAGTTAAGAAAATATAA
- a CDS encoding fasciclin domain-containing protein yields MIKKVFGLFVALSFVLILAACAEPSAIQKSFEEQALDYNIHLKALIQSGYLSTVDSYHPYTIQIENETEPKTYQARRLVFAYTDEQYNDLFLELGIKERDFYCIADFDAFMKNTILDSEIDQKSFPLNYLGIVDTPAQITNVPTLHGDYFTVARYSVNYNRKFSSGSIYANLDISDFLDENGLFTQDMYLEHIYEKYTIEELEELLIERAERTISLIDLVKYKFGYYYVPSEIFWPSGIELPEAGPKCSVSKLIEVENKTSAFYGLVTGASTLTDLAGTENYTTFAPSNDELKAILDNKNGRFTKDEATRDKEEFLQNHTVLGSYSFADLRDMAPYTLESLSGNNLYVVSDGTRVFINGYEIKESDMAATNGFVHELDGVLYRPVRSTDKNLVEVLEASDEFSVLSSHLSTLNLSPTLTEGDYTVIAPSKTSYEAWLSLRELSIDSTADHELITNTLLSHVIPGSYSVDQLLNMTKSSPILFETLAEGGMIEISQDASKVLYANGVPFLSDSLSASNGYVHSIDSVLEPEVLLDLFELITSLEDLSRFDELLDILAQNAIFLPVDDYTLFAPTNDAILDWMIETNIDIYSPNAVDTVYAFVQSHMASGINSRAQLSSLSANGPTDVPSLLPNVSITISQDTEGNLYANGVMVVNSYEALNGVIHTVNTVLLPDEPNTLLSVLTDLGQFSIFLQLMEGAGLQSYLTTVEGTYTVFAPTNPAFEALMAELQIDVAGLSALPGLEGILQYHIVEGTLTRTDLNTRFDNDNTLLTTLLMNRDLLLSKNLDDQLTVNDIVLLPNDGPADNGYVFGIGAVLMPEPSEEEPVMGNIIDVLNEGGVFTTLVAALETTGLDLLLVGTEPYTVFAPLDGYFMVKMIQDEITLETLLADPGLLEFLRSHIVLGSWDADSLKALVLSGQNIISTLNGNLLTISETDGYLFINGKDIIVPNMLATNGVVHSMAGFLVDL; encoded by the coding sequence ATGATAAAAAAAGTGTTCGGTTTGTTTGTCGCATTGAGCTTTGTTCTGATTTTGGCTGCCTGTGCTGAGCCATCAGCCATTCAAAAATCCTTTGAAGAACAAGCATTGGATTACAACATTCACTTAAAAGCTTTGATTCAATCAGGGTATTTAAGTACTGTGGACAGTTATCACCCATATACTATTCAAATAGAAAATGAAACAGAACCAAAAACGTACCAAGCAAGAAGACTCGTTTTTGCTTACACAGATGAACAGTATAATGACCTGTTTTTAGAACTAGGTATTAAAGAAAGGGACTTTTATTGTATCGCGGATTTTGATGCTTTCATGAAAAACACTATTTTGGATTCTGAAATCGATCAAAAATCCTTCCCTTTGAATTATCTTGGTATCGTAGATACACCTGCTCAAATTACGAATGTTCCAACCCTACATGGGGATTATTTCACTGTAGCGAGATATTCGGTTAATTATAATAGAAAGTTTAGCAGTGGCTCAATTTATGCCAACTTAGATATTTCTGATTTTTTAGATGAAAATGGTCTATTTACTCAAGATATGTATTTGGAACATATTTATGAAAAGTATACCATCGAGGAACTTGAGGAACTGCTTATTGAAAGAGCTGAAAGAACCATTAGTCTTATCGACCTCGTTAAATATAAATTCGGATATTATTATGTGCCAAGTGAAATATTCTGGCCAAGTGGTATTGAACTACCCGAAGCAGGTCCTAAGTGCAGTGTTTCTAAGTTGATTGAAGTCGAAAACAAGACCTCTGCTTTTTATGGGTTAGTTACTGGTGCATCCACGTTAACTGACCTTGCTGGAACCGAAAACTATACCACGTTCGCCCCATCTAACGATGAGTTAAAAGCCATTTTGGACAATAAGAATGGTCGTTTCACTAAAGATGAAGCAACCAGAGATAAAGAAGAATTCCTCCAAAATCATACCGTTCTCGGTAGTTACAGTTTCGCTGATTTACGAGATATGGCCCCTTATACATTAGAATCCTTATCGGGTAATAATCTCTATGTGGTTTCGGATGGTACGAGGGTATTTATCAATGGGTATGAGATTAAAGAGTCTGACATGGCGGCTACCAACGGATTTGTCCATGAATTGGATGGCGTTTTATATAGACCAGTGAGGTCCACAGATAAAAACTTAGTGGAAGTACTTGAAGCGAGTGATGAATTCTCTGTGTTATCCAGTCATTTATCCACGCTCAATTTAAGTCCGACATTGACAGAAGGTGATTACACAGTCATCGCGCCATCGAAAACCAGTTATGAAGCTTGGTTATCGTTAAGAGAATTGTCGATTGACAGTACTGCTGACCATGAGTTAATCACCAACACGTTATTATCACATGTGATACCAGGGTCGTACTCAGTGGATCAGCTCCTCAATATGACAAAATCATCACCAATATTATTTGAAACCTTGGCTGAGGGGGGAATGATCGAAATATCTCAAGACGCCTCCAAAGTACTCTATGCCAATGGTGTACCATTCTTATCAGACAGTTTATCCGCTTCTAATGGGTATGTTCATTCGATTGATAGCGTACTCGAACCAGAAGTATTATTAGACTTGTTCGAATTAATCACATCCTTAGAAGACTTATCGAGATTTGATGAATTACTCGATATTCTTGCACAAAATGCGATTTTCTTACCAGTCGATGATTATACATTATTCGCACCAACCAATGATGCGATATTGGATTGGATGATTGAAACCAACATCGATATTTATAGTCCGAATGCAGTCGATACAGTCTACGCATTCGTTCAGTCACACATGGCATCCGGTATTAATAGCCGTGCACAACTATCCAGTTTAAGTGCGAACGGTCCTACCGATGTGCCATCATTATTACCAAACGTCTCGATTACCATTTCACAAGACACTGAAGGCAATCTATACGCCAATGGTGTGATGGTTGTGAACTCTTATGAAGCGTTGAATGGTGTCATTCATACCGTGAATACCGTCTTATTACCAGACGAACCCAATACCCTATTATCGGTATTAACCGATTTAGGTCAGTTTTCAATCTTCCTTCAATTGATGGAGGGAGCTGGTTTACAAAGTTACTTAACAACGGTTGAAGGCACCTATACGGTATTCGCACCAACCAACCCTGCGTTTGAAGCGTTAATGGCTGAACTTCAAATCGATGTGGCCGGCTTAAGTGCATTACCAGGGTTAGAGGGTATTCTTCAGTATCATATCGTTGAAGGTACTTTAACAAGAACTGACTTGAACACCCGTTTTGATAATGACAACACCTTGCTTACAACCTTATTAATGAATCGTGACCTGTTGTTATCTAAAAACTTAGATGATCAACTCACGGTGAATGACATCGTATTGTTGCCAAACGATGGTCCTGCAGACAATGGGTATGTATTTGGTATCGGTGCTGTATTGATGCCTGAACCATCTGAAGAAGAACCTGTCATGGGCAATATCATCGATGTCCTCAATGAAGGTGGCGTCTTTACCACTTTAGTTGCAGCCCTTGAAACCACAGGTCTTGACCTCTTGTTGGTGGGTACTGAACCGTACACAGTATTCGCACCACTCGATGGGTATTTCATGGTCAAAATGATTCAAGATGAAATCACCTTAGAAACCTTACTGGCTGACCCAGGTCTATTGGAATTTTTAAGATCCCATATCGTTTTGGGTTCATGGGATGCTGATAGTCTGAAGGCTTTAGTACTCAGTGGCCAAAATATCATATCGACATTGAATGGGAACTTACTAACGATTTCTGAAACCGATGGTTACTTATTCATCAATGGTAAAGACATCATCGTACCGAATATGCTCGCGACCAATGGTGTGGTTCACTCCATGGCGGGATTCTTAGTGGATTTATAG
- a CDS encoding permease codes for MNIWSWFSDMFLKMTWLSQFFEWLFQSLGVEADSPLFHGLVFFFYDVIKIFILLSILIFISSYIQSYFTPEKTQAILGKFKGIWANTIGALLGTVTPFCSCSSIPIFIGFTKAGLPIGVTFSFLISSPLVDLASILLLATIFNGWVALAYVVTGLIIAIIGGTLISLFKMDQYVEDFVKEPSPMMMTDLGEPMEMTKKDRVNYGIAQVKEVIHKVWLYVLIGVGIGAIIHGYIPQALIEMVLGQDNPFSVVLATLVGIPMYADIFGTLPIAEALILKGVGLGTVLSFMMAVTALSLPSIVMLKKVVKTKLLVTFVGIVTVGILLVGYLFNAFGYLFI; via the coding sequence ATGAATATATGGTCTTGGTTTTCAGACATGTTTCTGAAAATGACTTGGTTAAGTCAGTTTTTCGAATGGTTATTTCAATCACTTGGCGTAGAAGCAGATTCACCACTGTTTCATGGGTTGGTGTTCTTCTTCTATGATGTGATTAAGATTTTTATTCTATTATCGATTTTAATCTTTATATCGAGTTATATCCAGTCGTATTTCACACCTGAGAAAACACAAGCTATCTTAGGCAAATTTAAGGGTATATGGGCGAATACGATTGGTGCGTTATTAGGTACTGTTACCCCATTTTGTTCTTGTTCATCCATTCCGATTTTTATTGGGTTCACCAAAGCGGGTTTACCAATTGGGGTCACCTTTTCATTCCTAATTTCATCGCCACTGGTTGACCTCGCTTCGATTCTACTTCTCGCAACCATCTTCAATGGGTGGGTCGCTTTAGCCTATGTCGTGACTGGCTTAATCATCGCGATCATCGGTGGTACTTTGATCAGTCTCTTCAAAATGGATCAATACGTGGAAGATTTCGTTAAAGAACCCAGTCCAATGATGATGACCGATTTGGGTGAACCGATGGAAATGACGAAAAAAGACCGTGTGAACTACGGGATTGCACAAGTCAAAGAAGTGATTCATAAAGTTTGGTTATATGTTTTGATTGGCGTCGGTATCGGCGCGATCATTCACGGTTATATCCCACAAGCTTTGATTGAGATGGTGTTGGGTCAAGATAACCCATTCTCTGTGGTTCTCGCTACCCTTGTTGGGATCCCAATGTACGCCGATATCTTTGGTACACTACCAATCGCCGAGGCTTTGATCTTAAAAGGCGTTGGGTTAGGCACGGTTTTATCGTTTATGATGGCGGTCACCGCTTTATCATTACCATCCATCGTGATGTTGAAAAAAGTGGTAAAAACCAAATTACTCGTGACGTTTGTAGGGATTGTTACTGTGGGTATATTGTTGGTCGGTTATTTGTTTAACGCATTTGGCTATTTATTCATTTAG
- a CDS encoding MIP/aquaporin family protein, producing MSINFKKGLAEFLGTFVLVLFGTGVAVMSGGDRLLTALTFGLTVVLMAFAVGHMSGGHFNPAVTFTMFLKKKLSALELGVYVLGQVLGAVLASGLLVVFLGSNAALGANTVSAALPQDGFVELLFGGLVELLLTFFFMLVILGVTKSEKTQPFAGLVIGLSLIAIILFGFDLTGVGVNPARSLSPALFQGGVALEQVWVFILFPLLGSFLAAHVSNQLE from the coding sequence ATGTCTATTAATTTTAAAAAAGGTTTAGCAGAATTTTTGGGTACATTCGTACTCGTGTTGTTTGGTACAGGCGTCGCAGTGATGTCTGGTGGTGATCGCTTGTTAACAGCCTTAACTTTCGGTTTAACCGTGGTTTTAATGGCGTTCGCAGTGGGTCATATGTCTGGTGGTCATTTCAATCCAGCCGTCACATTCACGATGTTCTTAAAGAAAAAATTATCCGCGCTAGAACTTGGGGTTTACGTACTCGGTCAAGTTTTAGGTGCAGTCCTCGCTTCAGGGCTATTGGTTGTATTCTTAGGTTCTAACGCTGCACTCGGCGCGAATACCGTATCGGCAGCACTACCACAAGATGGTTTCGTAGAATTGTTATTTGGTGGTTTGGTTGAACTGCTATTGACCTTCTTCTTCATGTTGGTCATCTTAGGGGTTACCAAATCCGAGAAGACACAACCATTTGCGGGATTGGTCATCGGTTTATCCTTAATCGCGATTATTTTATTTGGTTTTGACTTAACCGGTGTTGGTGTCAACCCAGCGAGAAGTTTATCCCCTGCATTATTCCAAGGTGGGGTTGCTTTAGAACAAGTATGGGTATTCATTTTGTTCCCACTCTTAGGTTCTTTCTTAGCAGCACATGTTTCAAATCAATTAGAATAA